From Fimbriimonadaceae bacterium, the proteins below share one genomic window:
- a CDS encoding aldehyde dehydrogenase family protein has product MTVREIYQSLSYGPAPESADLAHAWLDGFGRDFRLFIGGKWRAAHSGTSFDTFNPANGKSLARIAQADAVDVDAAVKAARRAQKKWAALGGHERARYLYAIARQIQKHHRLLAVLETLDNGKPIRETRDIDVPLVARHFYHHAGWAQLMETEFPGCEPVGVCAQIIPWNFPLMMLAWKIAPALAMGNTVVLKPAEFTSITALAFAEICREIGLPPGVVNIVTGDGETGKLLVAHPGTDKLAFTGSTEVGRILREATAGTGKKLSLELGGKSPFLVFEDADLDSAVEGLVDAIWFNQGQVCCAGSRLLVQESVAETVLAKTRARMEKLRVGDPLDKAVDLGAIVDSVQLERIKSLVEQGCREGAELFQPAWSCPKDGWFYPPTLLTNVAPAATVAQVEIFGPVLVAMTFRTPDEAVALANNTPYGLAASVWSENVGLALDIADRVKAGTVWVNCTNQFDAASGFGGYRESGYGREGGREGLWEYVKGRAGGTVVEGLRGKSQPAPVEAAPPRMDRTHKLYIGGKQVRPDGGYSVTLHLKHGGTAQVGRGNRKDVRNAVEAARKAQESWAVANTHLRAQILYYLAENMEAERALLARAIADTTGDRDGATAEVDAAVACAFHYAAWADKFDGAVHRTPFRGLNYTRPEPVGVVGLVCPEDPPLLGLLALVLPAIAMGNAVVALPSQTHPLAACDLVRVLEASDVPGGVLNLLTGPHAEMEQDLAKHDGVDALWHFGDIEAAAEAERLSAGNLKQTWTGRVLPADAREALRRATQVKNIWVPTGE; this is encoded by the coding sequence ATGACCGTTCGCGAGATCTATCAGTCGCTTTCGTACGGGCCGGCGCCCGAGTCGGCGGATCTCGCCCATGCGTGGCTGGATGGCTTCGGGCGGGACTTCCGCCTGTTCATCGGGGGAAAATGGCGCGCCGCGCACTCGGGCACCTCGTTCGACACCTTCAACCCGGCCAACGGCAAGTCCTTGGCACGCATCGCCCAAGCCGATGCGGTCGATGTCGATGCGGCCGTCAAAGCGGCCAGGCGCGCTCAGAAGAAGTGGGCCGCCCTTGGGGGTCATGAACGTGCCCGGTACCTCTACGCCATCGCCCGCCAGATTCAGAAGCACCACCGACTCCTGGCCGTGCTCGAAACGCTGGACAACGGCAAGCCCATCCGCGAAACGCGAGACATCGACGTGCCGCTGGTCGCGAGGCACTTCTATCACCACGCGGGCTGGGCGCAGCTCATGGAGACCGAGTTCCCCGGCTGCGAGCCGGTGGGCGTGTGCGCTCAGATCATCCCGTGGAACTTCCCGCTGATGATGCTCGCCTGGAAGATCGCGCCCGCGCTCGCCATGGGAAACACCGTGGTGTTGAAACCCGCGGAGTTTACGTCGATCACAGCCCTCGCCTTCGCCGAAATCTGCCGCGAGATCGGACTGCCGCCCGGCGTCGTGAACATCGTGACCGGGGATGGCGAAACCGGCAAGCTGCTCGTGGCGCATCCGGGGACCGACAAGCTGGCGTTCACAGGCTCCACCGAGGTCGGCCGCATCCTGCGCGAAGCGACCGCGGGCACGGGGAAGAAGCTGTCGTTGGAATTGGGGGGCAAGTCCCCGTTCCTCGTGTTCGAGGATGCGGACCTCGACAGCGCCGTGGAGGGACTCGTGGACGCGATCTGGTTCAACCAGGGCCAAGTGTGTTGCGCCGGCTCGCGCCTCCTGGTTCAGGAGAGCGTGGCCGAAACCGTGCTCGCGAAGACTCGGGCGCGCATGGAGAAACTCCGCGTGGGCGACCCGCTCGACAAGGCCGTCGACCTCGGGGCGATCGTCGATTCGGTCCAGCTGGAACGAATCAAGTCCCTGGTCGAGCAAGGGTGCCGCGAAGGTGCCGAGCTGTTTCAGCCCGCCTGGTCCTGCCCCAAGGACGGCTGGTTCTATCCACCGACCCTCTTGACGAACGTCGCCCCGGCGGCGACGGTCGCCCAAGTGGAGATCTTCGGGCCCGTTCTCGTGGCGATGACGTTTCGGACACCGGACGAAGCGGTCGCATTGGCAAACAACACGCCTTACGGCCTCGCGGCCAGCGTCTGGAGCGAGAACGTCGGTTTGGCGCTGGACATCGCCGACCGCGTGAAGGCCGGAACGGTCTGGGTGAACTGTACGAACCAGTTCGACGCGGCCTCGGGCTTCGGTGGCTATCGCGAATCGGGATACGGTCGGGAGGGCGGGCGCGAGGGCTTGTGGGAGTACGTGAAGGGCCGCGCGGGGGGCACCGTTGTCGAAGGCCTCCGCGGGAAGTCCCAACCCGCCCCTGTTGAAGCGGCCCCTCCAAGGATGGACCGCACCCACAAGCTGTACATCGGCGGGAAGCAGGTGCGACCCGACGGTGGGTACAGCGTGACTCTGCACCTGAAGCACGGGGGCACTGCCCAAGTCGGGAGGGGCAATCGCAAAGATGTCCGCAATGCCGTGGAGGCGGCTCGGAAGGCGCAAGAGTCCTGGGCGGTCGCGAATACCCACCTGCGCGCCCAAATCTTGTACTACCTCGCAGAGAACATGGAAGCGGAGAGGGCGCTTTTGGCGCGAGCCATCGCGGACACGACCGGCGATCGGGACGGGGCCACCGCCGAAGTGGACGCCGCGGTCGCATGCGCGTTCCACTACGCCGCCTGGGCGGACAAGTTCGACGGGGCGGTACACCGCACGCCGTTCCGTGGGCTCAACTACACGCGGCCCGAGCCCGTGGGGGTCGTCGGCCTCGTATGCCCCGAGGACCCGCCCCTCCTGGGTTTGCTCGCACTCGTTCTGCCGGCCATCGCGATGGGCAATGCCGTCGTGGCGTTGCCATCCCAAACGCACCCGCTCGCAGCCTGCGATCTCGTTCGCGTGCTGGAAGCATCCGACGTGCCCGGCGGTGTGCTGAACCTCTTGACAGGTCCTCACGCCGAAATGGAGCAGGACCTGGCCAAGCACGATGGGGTGGACGCCTTGTGGCACTTCGGAGACATTGAGGCCGCCGCCGAGGCGGAGCGGCTCTCGGCGGGCAACCTGAAGCAGACGTGGACGGGGCGTGTGCTCCCCGCCGACGCGCGGGAAGCTCTGCGCCGTGCGACCCAGGTCAAGAACATCTGGGTCCCGACCGGGGAGTGA
- the deoC gene encoding deoxyribose-phosphate aldolase — translation MSILTPNLGRNSGTALDLDWIDSIRVNRSAVDRRAASLPGRRTVKKQWQAGWLLRAIACMDLTTLSGDDTPGTVRRLCAKAVQPLRPDLAEALGVADLGVRVGAVCVYHRFVEVAAEALEGSGVPVAAVAAGFPHGLSPLPERTREIEASVQAGAEEIDIVITRAHVLNHDWQGLFDEVSAFREACGDAHLKTILATGELGTLRNVGKASVVCMMAGADFIKTSTGKEGVNATPQFGLVMARMIREYRERTGFSVGFKPAGGIRAAKQALDWLILMKEELGDPWTHPALFRLGASTLLADIERQLEHHVTGRYSAFNRHPMG, via the coding sequence ATGTCTATCCTCACACCCAACCTCGGCCGCAACTCGGGCACGGCCCTCGACCTCGATTGGATCGACTCGATCCGCGTCAACCGCAGCGCGGTCGACCGCCGGGCCGCCTCGTTGCCCGGGAGGCGAACGGTGAAGAAGCAGTGGCAGGCCGGATGGCTGTTGCGCGCCATCGCGTGCATGGACCTCACCACGCTGTCCGGGGACGACACCCCGGGGACGGTGAGGCGGCTGTGCGCCAAGGCGGTGCAACCCCTGAGGCCCGACCTGGCGGAGGCGTTGGGCGTTGCCGATCTGGGCGTCCGCGTCGGGGCCGTGTGCGTGTACCACCGGTTCGTCGAGGTGGCTGCGGAGGCGCTTGAGGGATCGGGAGTCCCCGTCGCGGCGGTCGCCGCGGGGTTCCCGCACGGGCTGAGTCCTCTTCCCGAACGCACTCGCGAGATTGAGGCGAGCGTGCAGGCGGGCGCGGAGGAGATCGACATCGTGATCACGCGCGCGCATGTGCTGAACCACGATTGGCAGGGCCTGTTCGACGAGGTGAGCGCGTTTCGAGAGGCCTGCGGCGATGCGCATCTCAAGACCATCCTCGCCACGGGGGAGCTCGGCACGTTGCGCAATGTCGGGAAGGCGAGCGTCGTCTGCATGATGGCCGGGGCGGATTTCATCAAGACCTCCACGGGGAAGGAGGGCGTAAACGCCACGCCGCAGTTCGGGTTGGTGATGGCGCGCATGATTCGCGAGTATCGAGAACGGACGGGCTTTTCGGTCGGCTTCAAACCAGCGGGCGGCATCCGTGCCGCCAAACAAGCCCTCGACTGGCTGATCCTGATGAAGGAAGAGCTCGGGGACCCCTGGACCCATCCCGCCTTGTTTCGACTTGGAGCCAGTACTCTGCTCGCCGATATCGAGCGCCAGCTCGAACACCACGTGACGGGCCGTTACTCGGCGTTCAACCGGCACCCGATGGGTTGA
- a CDS encoding SulP family inorganic anion transporter, translating into MASAPTTTPRSEWTPKLVHCLRGYTAHSFLVDAIAGVTVGLVALPLAMAFAISSGVSPQAGIYTAVVAGFFASALGGSRLQITGPTGAFVVVVAGIVAKYGLGGLALCTILAGLILLVLGLTGLGTAVKYIPRPVVVGFTNGIAVLIASTQIKDFFGLTMTKTPSLFLDRLVAIGAHWSTLSPAATAVAAGSLTVLIVFRRFLPRIPGAIVALVVGTLVAWGLRLPVETITSRFGGIPVGLPPLQVPEIHLHQFASLISPALTVAMLGAIESLMSAVVADRMSGDRHNPNVELAAQGVANLVSPLFGGIPATGAIARTATNIRSGAKTPVSGLIHAATLGAILLFAAPVAGVIPLAILAAILMMVAYNMGEWREIPSILKLSKADVAVWFVTFMLTVFADLTVAVEAGMILAALLYIARVTNTTTVVPVTEDYVAEGEEHSLQGKEIPDGVAIYRIHGPFLFGATDKLAIVTDSIEALPPVVILRLRNMTAIDATGIQALEDLAETMELHGRHLLLCGMRPQPARLIERAHFQRHLDPRNLCPHVDAALKRAAEILADPGDGEHEALQPR; encoded by the coding sequence ATGGCGAGCGCCCCGACCACCACACCGCGCTCTGAATGGACGCCCAAACTCGTTCATTGCCTGCGGGGCTACACGGCTCACTCGTTCCTTGTTGATGCCATCGCGGGGGTCACGGTGGGGCTCGTGGCCCTGCCCTTGGCGATGGCGTTTGCGATCAGCTCGGGCGTAAGCCCTCAGGCGGGAATCTACACGGCGGTCGTTGCCGGCTTTTTCGCCTCGGCGCTTGGAGGCTCCCGACTTCAAATCACAGGACCGACGGGGGCGTTCGTCGTGGTCGTGGCCGGCATTGTGGCCAAATACGGTCTGGGCGGGCTCGCCCTTTGCACGATCCTGGCAGGTCTGATCTTGCTCGTCCTGGGCCTCACCGGGCTGGGAACGGCCGTCAAGTACATTCCCCGCCCCGTCGTCGTCGGGTTCACCAACGGGATCGCGGTGCTGATCGCCAGCACGCAGATCAAGGACTTCTTCGGCCTGACGATGACCAAGACGCCGAGCCTTTTTCTCGATCGGCTCGTCGCCATCGGCGCCCACTGGTCCACCCTGTCGCCGGCGGCCACCGCTGTGGCCGCCGGATCCCTCACGGTGCTCATCGTCTTCCGCCGCTTTCTTCCCCGAATCCCCGGAGCGATCGTTGCGCTCGTCGTCGGCACCCTTGTGGCGTGGGGCTTGCGTCTGCCCGTGGAAACCATCACGTCCCGTTTCGGCGGCATCCCCGTGGGTCTTCCCCCCCTTCAGGTGCCCGAGATACACCTTCACCAGTTCGCCAGCCTCATCTCGCCGGCGCTCACCGTGGCGATGCTCGGGGCGATCGAGTCCCTGATGTCGGCCGTGGTCGCTGATCGCATGAGCGGCGATCGCCACAATCCCAACGTCGAATTGGCCGCCCAAGGGGTGGCAAATCTGGTCTCACCGCTGTTCGGCGGAATCCCCGCGACCGGGGCCATCGCCCGGACCGCCACGAACATCCGATCGGGCGCGAAGACCCCGGTCTCGGGCCTGATCCATGCGGCCACGCTCGGGGCGATCCTCCTGTTCGCCGCTCCTGTCGCCGGCGTGATTCCCCTCGCGATCCTCGCGGCGATCCTGATGATGGTGGCCTACAACATGGGCGAGTGGCGCGAGATCCCCAGCATTCTCAAGCTCTCGAAGGCCGACGTGGCGGTGTGGTTCGTCACGTTCATGCTCACCGTGTTCGCCGATCTGACCGTGGCCGTAGAAGCGGGCATGATCCTCGCGGCGCTCCTGTACATTGCCCGCGTGACCAACACGACGACCGTCGTGCCCGTCACGGAGGACTACGTCGCGGAGGGTGAGGAGCACAGCCTGCAAGGAAAAGAGATTCCCGACGGGGTCGCCATCTACCGGATCCACGGCCCGTTCCTGTTCGGCGCCACGGACAAGCTCGCAATCGTCACGGACTCCATCGAGGCGCTTCCACCCGTCGTGATCCTGCGTCTGCGCAACATGACCGCGATCGATGCGACGGGCATTCAGGCGCTCGAGGATCTCGCGGAAACGATGGAACTGCACGGGCGCCACTTGCTCCTTTGCGGCATGCGCCCACAGCCCGCCCGCCTGATCGAGCGGGCGCACTTCCAAAGGCACCTGGACCCTCGGAACCTGTGCCCGCACGTGGACGCGGCGCTGAAGCGGGCGGCGGAGATCCTCGCAGACCCGGGCGACGGAGAGCACGAGGCCCTCCAGCCCCGATGA
- the gap gene encoding type I glyceraldehyde-3-phosphate dehydrogenase, producing MATRIGINGFGRIGRLTLRTMVERHKGAFDVVAINDLTDTRTNAHLFKYDTTYGPFKGTVEHDADSITVDGDRLQVFSETDPGKIHWADVGCEIVLECTGRFTDANLAKAHLGDTVKKVVISAPAKNEDVTLVLGVNDGMYDPANHHVISNASCTTNGLAPVAKVMHETFGVEKGLLTTVHAYTNSQRTVDTAAKDLRDARAAAENIVPSSTGAAKAVGLVIPELKGKFTGMAFRVPTRTVSVVDFTALLSRVASVEEINAAMKKYADGPMKGILQYSDEPLVSSDLIGNPHSSIFSAVDTIGLDEMVKIVAWYDNEWGYSCRVGDLCKFLTEKGL from the coding sequence ATGGCTACAAGGATTGGGATCAACGGCTTCGGAAGGATTGGAAGACTGACGCTGCGCACGATGGTCGAGCGCCACAAGGGAGCGTTCGACGTGGTCGCGATCAACGACCTGACCGACACGCGCACGAACGCGCACCTGTTCAAGTACGACACGACCTACGGCCCGTTCAAGGGCACCGTCGAGCACGACGCCGATTCGATCACGGTCGACGGCGATCGGCTGCAGGTGTTCTCGGAAACGGACCCGGGGAAGATCCACTGGGCCGACGTCGGATGCGAGATCGTTCTGGAGTGCACCGGCCGGTTCACCGATGCCAACCTGGCCAAAGCCCATCTCGGCGACACGGTCAAGAAGGTCGTGATCTCCGCGCCGGCCAAGAACGAGGACGTGACGCTGGTGCTGGGCGTGAACGACGGGATGTACGACCCGGCCAACCACCACGTGATTTCGAACGCCTCGTGCACCACGAACGGTCTCGCTCCGGTCGCGAAGGTGATGCACGAGACCTTCGGCGTGGAGAAGGGCCTCCTCACCACCGTTCACGCCTACACGAACTCGCAACGAACCGTCGACACAGCGGCCAAGGACCTACGCGACGCCCGCGCGGCCGCCGAGAACATCGTTCCGTCGAGCACCGGTGCGGCCAAGGCCGTGGGCTTGGTGATTCCCGAGCTGAAAGGGAAATTCACCGGCATGGCGTTCCGCGTGCCAACCCGCACGGTGAGCGTGGTGGACTTCACCGCGCTGTTGTCGCGCGTCGCTTCGGTCGAGGAGATCAACGCCGCGATGAAGAAGTACGCTGACGGGCCGATGAAGGGCATCCTCCAGTACAGCGACGAGCCCCTGGTCTCGTCGGACCTCATCGGGAATCCGCACTCGTCGATCTTCAGCGCGGTCGATACGATCGGACTGGACGAGATGGTGAAGATCGTGGCGTGGTACGACAACGAGTGGGGCTACTCGTGCCGCGTGGGGGACCTTTGCAAGTTCCTCACCGAGAAAGGGCTGTAG
- a CDS encoding MFS transporter — protein MPTAEAPVKLLPLTRRPPVLRLLAVALLAEIGFAVLNISTMPVYLANDRQFGESAIGLVLTAFLLSEAAFKSPMGHLAERVGRKMLMVVGPALCAVTPLLSLAVPHHLGANETLLFVALRVVDGLGAAMIWPATFAAMADSVDEGEQQQAMSLLNVCYLLGIALALPIGGIVNDLTGRTWSSLILATLLFAGVAITVGRFMRPDGQAHRLPPPEHSSIELAKLAETAREIPAYVALAVVIFAGIGFPMAIIKLFAQQEFGMSESAFGALVFPAAIAMAVLSVPMSRYGERLGRVRAVHLGLGLCSGGLTLIALGAFFEGLRTPLALAVGAIPVGIGFLLAIPAWMTSVSEINPNRRAANLGVVMTAQGVGAIIGAPVGAALYEKLQVFGADFGRYSPFVGCALCVVGGWVLSLRILSEPSGTAPER, from the coding sequence ATGCCCACCGCTGAAGCGCCGGTCAAGCTGTTGCCTCTTACCCGCCGGCCCCCGGTCCTGCGGCTCCTCGCGGTGGCTCTGCTCGCCGAGATCGGGTTCGCGGTCCTCAACATCTCGACCATGCCGGTCTATCTGGCGAACGACCGGCAATTCGGCGAGTCGGCCATCGGCCTCGTGCTGACGGCGTTCCTTCTCAGCGAGGCCGCGTTCAAGAGCCCGATGGGCCATCTCGCCGAGCGGGTGGGCCGCAAGATGCTGATGGTCGTCGGCCCTGCCCTGTGCGCCGTCACGCCCCTGCTCTCGCTCGCCGTCCCGCACCACCTGGGGGCGAACGAGACGCTGCTCTTCGTGGCCCTGCGTGTCGTGGACGGGCTGGGCGCGGCGATGATCTGGCCGGCGACCTTCGCCGCGATGGCCGACTCCGTGGACGAAGGCGAGCAGCAGCAGGCGATGAGCCTGCTCAACGTGTGCTACTTGCTTGGCATCGCGCTGGCGCTCCCGATCGGAGGGATCGTGAACGACCTCACGGGACGCACGTGGTCGAGCCTCATTCTCGCCACGCTCCTGTTCGCAGGGGTGGCGATCACCGTCGGTCGGTTCATGCGTCCCGACGGCCAAGCGCATCGGCTGCCCCCGCCGGAGCACTCGAGCATCGAGCTGGCCAAGCTCGCCGAGACCGCGCGCGAGATTCCCGCCTACGTGGCTCTGGCCGTCGTGATCTTCGCCGGTATCGGGTTCCCCATGGCGATCATCAAGCTGTTCGCCCAACAGGAGTTCGGCATGAGCGAATCCGCGTTTGGAGCGCTCGTGTTTCCAGCCGCCATCGCCATGGCGGTGCTCAGCGTCCCGATGTCCCGCTATGGCGAGCGTCTGGGCCGCGTGCGCGCCGTACACCTCGGCTTGGGGCTTTGCTCGGGTGGATTGACCCTGATCGCACTCGGCGCGTTCTTCGAAGGGCTGAGGACCCCGCTCGCGCTGGCCGTGGGGGCGATCCCGGTGGGAATCGGGTTCCTGCTCGCCATTCCCGCGTGGATGACCAGCGTGAGCGAGATCAATCCCAACCGACGAGCCGCCAATCTCGGCGTGGTGATGACGGCCCAGGGCGTGGGGGCGATCATCGGCGCCCCGGTCGGGGCGGCGCTCTACGAGAAGCTCCAAGTGTTTGGCGCGGACTTTGGCCGCTACTCTCCGTTCGTGGGTTGCGCGCTGTGCGTTGTGGGCGGATGGGTGCTCTCGTTGCGGATTCTCAGCGAGCCCTCTGGAACGGCTCCTGAAAGGTAA
- the rpsI gene encoding 30S ribosomal protein S9: MAKKKIDSNYGTGRRKSAIARVWVTPGEGAISINDRDFKEYLGRPVLEILVQSPLVKLGLDGRYDVKVRAKGGGITGQAGAIKLGIARALLEMDSELRRPLRAGGFLTRDPRVKERKKYGRKKARRGFQFVKR; this comes from the coding sequence ATGGCGAAGAAGAAAATCGATTCGAACTACGGCACCGGGCGGCGCAAGAGCGCCATCGCCCGGGTTTGGGTCACGCCCGGCGAGGGCGCGATCTCCATCAACGACCGGGACTTCAAGGAGTACCTGGGACGCCCCGTCCTCGAGATCCTGGTGCAGAGCCCGCTCGTTAAGCTCGGCCTCGACGGCCGGTACGACGTGAAGGTCCGCGCCAAGGGCGGCGGCATCACGGGCCAGGCCGGCGCCATCAAGCTCGGCATCGCCCGGGCGCTGCTCGAAATGGATTCCGAACTCCGCAGGCCTCTGCGCGCCGGCGGATTCCTCACGCGCGATCCCCGTGTGAAAGAGCGCAAGAAGTACGGTCGCAAGAAGGCGCGACGCGGCTTCCAGTTCGTCAAGCGCTAA
- the rplM gene encoding 50S ribosomal protein L13, which produces MNRTSTVKAGSIEHKWFVVDATGVPIGRLAGQVAQVLRGKHKPTFAYNADCGDFVVVINAEKVVLTGNKGEELIHWHTGWPGGLRSVSRGKMLETNPTKLVEKAIWGMTPKTKLGHQIIKKLKVYAGADHPHAAQNPEPLKVTKD; this is translated from the coding sequence ATGAATAGAACATCTACGGTTAAGGCAGGAAGCATCGAGCACAAGTGGTTTGTGGTCGATGCCACCGGCGTGCCCATCGGGCGGCTCGCGGGTCAGGTGGCGCAGGTGCTTCGCGGGAAGCACAAGCCGACGTTTGCGTACAACGCGGACTGCGGCGACTTCGTCGTCGTGATCAATGCGGAGAAGGTCGTGCTGACGGGCAACAAGGGCGAGGAGCTGATCCATTGGCACACGGGCTGGCCCGGCGGCCTGCGCAGCGTGTCGCGAGGCAAAATGCTCGAGACCAACCCGACGAAGCTCGTTGAAAAGGCAATTTGGGGCATGACGCCCAAGACCAAGCTCGGCCATCAGATCATCAAGAAGCTGAAGGTGTACGCGGGCGCAGACCACCCCCACGCGGCGCAGAACCCCGAGCCGCTGAAGGTGACGAAGGACTAA
- the truA gene encoding tRNA pseudouridine(38-40) synthase TruA — protein sequence MTRRIKLVVAYDGTDFRGWAAQAGRRTVQGTLKDAVRRVSGEDCEIVGASRTDSGAHARGQVCHFDSDVAIEPPRWAGVLNRVLPRDVAVMDSVQVDDAFNSRFWARDRHYRYRIWNAPSDPFIERTAYGWDQPLDVEAMARTGLRLVGEHDFRAFTEELRPDVLNTVRKLFSVRVKRVGREVRIDIVGTAFLRGMMRRISGGLLEVGRGLRSEAEIAELLTHQGRADRHGPEVLPAQGLTLMRIRYGRHPRDVRETASG from the coding sequence TTGACTAGACGGATCAAACTGGTCGTCGCGTACGACGGCACCGATTTTCGCGGCTGGGCCGCACAGGCTGGACGGAGAACCGTCCAGGGCACTTTGAAAGATGCTGTTCGCCGGGTCTCGGGCGAGGATTGCGAGATCGTGGGTGCAAGCCGCACCGACAGTGGAGCGCACGCGCGCGGCCAGGTTTGCCACTTCGACAGCGACGTGGCGATCGAACCGCCTCGCTGGGCGGGAGTCCTCAACCGGGTCCTCCCCCGAGATGTGGCGGTGATGGACTCCGTCCAGGTGGACGACGCGTTCAACAGCCGTTTTTGGGCCAGAGACCGGCACTACCGGTACCGGATCTGGAACGCGCCGAGCGACCCGTTCATCGAACGGACAGCCTATGGCTGGGACCAGCCGCTGGACGTCGAGGCGATGGCTCGAACGGGGCTTCGGCTCGTCGGAGAGCACGACTTCCGCGCGTTCACCGAGGAGCTTCGGCCGGACGTGCTGAACACCGTCCGCAAGCTCTTTTCCGTTCGCGTGAAACGGGTGGGACGGGAAGTGCGGATCGACATCGTGGGAACGGCGTTTCTGCGGGGAATGATGCGGCGCATCTCGGGCGGACTGCTCGAGGTGGGACGAGGCTTGCGCAGCGAGGCGGAGATCGCCGAGTTGCTCACCCATCAAGGACGCGCCGATCGGCATGGCCCCGAGGTCTTGCCGGCTCAGGGATTGACCCTGATGCGCATCCGCTACGGAAGACATCCGCGCGACGTGCGGGAGACGGCATCTGGATAG
- the rplQ gene encoding 50S ribosomal protein L17, with protein sequence MRHLVDRRKLGLPSDQRRALLTNLTRQFIRHGYVRTTQGRAKELQRLVEKMITLGKKDTLAARQRARRVLVGHSASSAKPEKLLAGKTAMEKSQILQERSLINGEDLVKRLFDDIAPRYKERNGGYTRLTKIGTRRGDGAPSAVLELVD encoded by the coding sequence ATGAGACACCTTGTTGACCGACGTAAGCTGGGCCTGCCCAGCGACCAGCGCCGAGCGCTGCTGACGAACCTCACGCGCCAGTTCATCCGGCACGGCTACGTCCGCACGACGCAGGGGCGCGCGAAGGAGCTGCAACGGCTCGTCGAGAAGATGATCACGCTGGGCAAGAAGGACACCCTCGCGGCGCGGCAGCGCGCGCGCCGGGTTCTGGTCGGCCACTCGGCCTCGAGCGCCAAGCCCGAAAAGCTGCTCGCCGGGAAGACCGCGATGGAGAAGTCCCAGATCCTGCAGGAGCGCAGCCTCATCAACGGCGAGGACCTTGTCAAGCGTCTCTTCGACGACATCGCGCCGCGCTACAAGGAGCGGAACGGGGGTTACACCCGGCTCACCAAGATCGGCACACGGCGCGGAGACGGTGCGCCTTCGGCGGTCTTGGAGTTGGTTGACTAG
- a CDS encoding DNA-directed RNA polymerase subunit alpha — MPHISTLDISSEKGTFVLEPLERGYGQTIGNALRRVLLSSIQGAAVSAVRIDKVFHEFAPIPGVKEDTTELLLNLKNLAIRMTYEDALPAEDQTLRIDVQGAGRVTGADVVCPPGLEIVNPEAYLCTASDPKGSLSMELYVGWGTGYVLPEKQEKYRGIIGVIPVGAQYTPVRKVSYTVEQTRVGMRTDFERLVLEITTNGAVVPNDALSQSAHILDKYFRMFFDLGEAGYDDGPDEGEEIPENILNIPDKRIEELDFSQRTFNCLRRASLLTLRALAVATESDLTGIRGFGKKSLVEVRDKLQEFGLELKPPKGGYRPLDVLDDEDEEDFD; from the coding sequence ATGCCACACATTTCCACCCTTGACATTTCCTCGGAGAAAGGCACGTTCGTGCTCGAGCCCCTCGAGCGCGGGTACGGCCAGACGATCGGCAACGCGCTGCGGCGCGTGCTGCTCAGCTCGATCCAGGGCGCGGCGGTCAGCGCCGTCCGGATCGACAAGGTCTTCCACGAGTTCGCACCGATCCCCGGCGTCAAAGAGGACACCACCGAGCTGTTGCTCAACCTCAAGAATCTCGCGATCCGGATGACCTACGAGGATGCCCTGCCGGCCGAGGACCAGACGCTGCGCATCGACGTGCAGGGGGCGGGCCGGGTCACCGGCGCCGACGTCGTGTGCCCTCCGGGACTCGAGATCGTGAACCCCGAGGCGTATCTCTGCACGGCGAGCGACCCCAAGGGCAGCCTGTCGATGGAGCTGTACGTGGGATGGGGCACCGGCTACGTGCTTCCTGAGAAGCAGGAGAAGTACCGAGGCATCATCGGCGTGATTCCCGTCGGCGCGCAGTACACGCCGGTCCGCAAGGTGAGCTACACCGTCGAGCAGACGCGCGTGGGCATGCGGACGGACTTCGAGCGGCTCGTGCTCGAGATCACGACCAACGGCGCGGTGGTTCCGAACGACGCGTTGTCGCAGTCGGCGCACATCCTGGACAAGTATTTCCGCATGTTCTTCGATCTCGGCGAAGCCGGTTACGACGACGGACCGGACGAGGGAGAGGAGATTCCCGAGAACATCCTGAACATCCCCGACAAGCGGATCGAGGAGCTGGACTTCTCGCAGCGGACGTTCAACTGCCTGCGGCGCGCCAGTCTGCTGACGCTTCGGGCGCTCGCCGTGGCCACCGAGTCGGACCTCACGGGGATCCGCGGGTTCGGCAAGAAGTCGCTGGTCGAGGTGCGGGACAAGCTGCAGGAGTTCGGTCTCGAGCTCAAGCCGCCCAAGGGCGGGTACCGGCCGCTCGACGTGCTGGACGATGAAGATGAAGAGGATTTCGACTGA